Proteins from one Tsuneonella aeria genomic window:
- a CDS encoding 3-hydroxyacyl-CoA dehydrogenase NAD-binding domain-containing protein has product MTDPITARRNGEVLIIVSNNPPVNALGQAVRSGLKREIEAGLADDAVKAIVVRCDGRTFFAGADITEFGKAPQGPSLLETLDAMEASDKPVVAAIHGTALGGGCEVALACHYRVAVPSAKIGLPEVKLGLIPGAAGTQRLPRLVGAEAALPLVVGGDPISASKAESIGLIDAIVGEDSLEADAVAFARAKIGQPVPRASEGTKNQDGVRDPDIFDRFRASQARKIRGFDAPNAAIEAVKAAGELSYAEGVKRERDLFLKLMGGTQSAAMRHYFFAERAANKIDDVPADTPILPIRKVGVIGAGTMGGGIAMNFLTAGIPVTILEMQQDALDRGTGTIRKNYDATAKRGRMTADGVEQAMGRLTPTLDYADLADCDLVIEAVYEAMDVKKEVFAKLDEVAKQGAILATNTSYLDVDEIARATSRPGYVLGLHFFSPANVMKLLEIVRGKETRADVLATAMKLAKTIGKVAVVAGVCHGFIGNRMLSPRQQQANALILEGANYWDVDDVLLEFGFPMGPFQMADLAGIDIGWHRDPSRVETIREALCAKGRFGQKNGKGFYDYDEARNRTPSEETKAIVAEFAAREGKPQRAVSKEEIRERLLYPMMNEGAMILEEGMAQRASDIDVVWINGYGWPLYTGGPMFWADTIGLKTVVEGLERHGLPVSNYLRRKAEAGETFNR; this is encoded by the coding sequence ATGACCGATCCCATCACCGCCCGCCGCAACGGCGAAGTCCTGATCATCGTTTCGAATAACCCGCCGGTCAACGCGCTGGGCCAGGCCGTGCGGTCGGGCCTGAAGCGCGAGATCGAGGCGGGCCTCGCCGATGACGCGGTGAAGGCGATCGTCGTTCGGTGCGACGGGCGCACGTTCTTCGCAGGCGCCGACATCACCGAATTCGGCAAGGCGCCGCAGGGCCCCAGCCTGCTCGAAACACTGGACGCGATGGAAGCGAGCGACAAGCCGGTGGTCGCAGCCATACACGGCACGGCGCTCGGCGGCGGGTGCGAGGTCGCCCTCGCGTGCCATTACCGCGTCGCGGTGCCCAGCGCGAAGATCGGCCTGCCGGAGGTGAAGCTCGGCCTCATCCCCGGCGCCGCGGGCACCCAGCGCCTGCCGCGCCTGGTCGGCGCGGAAGCCGCGCTGCCCCTGGTCGTCGGCGGCGATCCGATTTCAGCAAGCAAGGCCGAAAGCATCGGACTGATCGACGCGATCGTGGGCGAGGACAGCCTGGAAGCGGACGCGGTCGCATTCGCGCGCGCGAAGATCGGCCAGCCCGTGCCCCGGGCCTCGGAAGGCACGAAGAACCAGGACGGCGTGCGCGATCCCGACATCTTCGACCGGTTCCGCGCTTCCCAGGCGCGCAAGATCCGCGGCTTCGACGCGCCCAACGCCGCCATCGAGGCGGTCAAGGCGGCGGGCGAACTGTCTTACGCCGAAGGTGTGAAGCGCGAACGCGACCTGTTCCTGAAGCTCATGGGCGGCACCCAGTCGGCCGCCATGCGCCACTATTTCTTCGCCGAACGCGCGGCGAACAAGATCGACGACGTGCCCGCCGACACCCCGATCCTCCCCATTCGCAAGGTCGGCGTGATCGGCGCGGGCACGATGGGCGGCGGCATCGCGATGAATTTCCTGACCGCAGGCATCCCGGTAACCATCCTCGAAATGCAGCAGGACGCACTCGACCGCGGCACCGGCACGATCCGCAAGAACTACGACGCCACGGCAAAGCGCGGGCGCATGACCGCCGATGGCGTGGAACAGGCGATGGGCCGCCTCACTCCCACGCTCGATTACGCCGACCTCGCCGACTGCGACCTCGTCATCGAGGCGGTGTATGAAGCAATGGACGTGAAAAAGGAGGTGTTCGCCAAGCTCGACGAAGTGGCGAAGCAGGGCGCGATCCTCGCCACCAACACCAGCTACCTCGACGTTGACGAGATCGCGCGGGCGACCAGCCGGCCTGGCTACGTCCTCGGCCTGCACTTCTTCTCGCCCGCCAACGTGATGAAACTGCTGGAGATCGTGCGCGGCAAGGAAACCCGCGCCGATGTGCTGGCGACAGCCATGAAACTGGCCAAGACGATCGGCAAGGTCGCCGTGGTCGCGGGCGTATGCCACGGCTTCATCGGCAACCGCATGTTGAGCCCGCGCCAGCAGCAGGCGAACGCGCTGATCCTGGAAGGCGCGAATTATTGGGACGTGGACGACGTCCTGCTCGAATTCGGCTTCCCGATGGGCCCGTTCCAGATGGCCGATCTCGCCGGGATCGACATCGGCTGGCATCGCGATCCGAGCCGGGTGGAAACGATCCGCGAGGCGCTGTGCGCCAAGGGGCGTTTCGGCCAGAAGAACGGCAAGGGTTTCTACGACTATGACGAGGCGCGCAATCGCACCCCTTCGGAAGAAACGAAGGCGATCGTCGCCGAATTCGCGGCCCGCGAAGGAAAGCCGCAGCGCGCGGTGTCCAAGGAGGAAATCCGCGAGCGGCTGCTCTACCCGATGATGAACGAGGGCGCGATGATCCTGGAAGAAGGGATGGCCCAGCGCGCCAGCGACATCGATGTGGTCTGGATCAACGGTTACGGCTGGCCGCTATACACCGGCGGCCCGATGTTCTGGGCCGACACGATCGGTCTCAAGACCGTGGTCGAAGGTCTTGAAAGGCATGGCCTTCCGGTCAGCAACTACTTGCGGCGGAAGGCGGAGGCGGGCGAGACGTTCAACCGGTGA
- a CDS encoding acetyl-CoA acetyltransferase produces MVQELSSDAVDRTPVIVGVAQVVERIGDPDYRARSAADLAAWAAERALADAGAARDLRPLIESVSAIRTFADSGAAPAPFGKPDKFPLAVARRVGLTPRHAVLEAVGGQSPVTALVGLADRIARGEVGAGMVFGAEAISTTRHLVALGETRDWAEHDEGEVEDRGAMRVLTSEGIAHGIVTAPIAYALLENARRARLDLSREAYRAAMGELFAPFSAVAAANPFSSAASEPLSAEDIAAVTPRNRMIADPFPLKVVARDQVNMGAALLVMSAAAAREAGIPESQWVFIHGAAQAEEPDILDRADPGAYPAAAAALDAALGAAGKGIADMAVLDFYSCFPIAVFSTAIDHLGLAPGDPRGLTVTGGLPYFGGAGNGYSSHAIAGMVDRLRAQPGAFGLLGANGGFQSKYAALVLSTRPAPFPGWSVTQPARAAPPPRAERAEGVGTIETYTIAYGRDGPTYAIAIGRLADGRRFIARSDDPATVAEMEAHEPLGRQVTLSSDGERNAFTLTA; encoded by the coding sequence ATGGTCCAGGAATTGTCCTCTGACGCTGTCGATCGCACCCCCGTCATCGTCGGCGTGGCGCAAGTGGTTGAGCGGATCGGCGATCCCGATTATCGCGCCCGCTCCGCCGCCGATCTCGCCGCCTGGGCTGCGGAGCGCGCCCTGGCCGATGCCGGCGCAGCGCGGGACTTGCGGCCGCTGATCGAAAGCGTCAGCGCGATCCGCACGTTCGCGGATTCGGGGGCGGCCCCCGCCCCCTTCGGGAAGCCGGACAAGTTCCCGCTCGCCGTGGCGCGCCGCGTTGGCCTCACGCCCCGGCACGCCGTGCTGGAGGCGGTCGGCGGCCAGTCGCCCGTCACAGCGCTGGTCGGGTTGGCGGACCGGATAGCGCGCGGCGAAGTGGGTGCCGGCATGGTGTTCGGGGCGGAAGCGATCTCCACGACGCGCCACCTCGTAGCCCTGGGCGAAACACGCGATTGGGCGGAGCATGACGAGGGCGAAGTGGAAGACCGCGGCGCCATGCGGGTCCTCACCAGCGAGGGGATCGCCCACGGCATCGTCACCGCCCCCATCGCCTACGCCCTGCTCGAAAATGCCCGCCGGGCCCGACTCGACCTCAGCCGAGAGGCATACCGCGCGGCGATGGGCGAGCTGTTCGCACCCTTCAGCGCGGTGGCCGCTGCCAACCCGTTCTCCAGCGCCGCGAGCGAGCCGCTCTCGGCCGAGGATATCGCCGCTGTCACGCCCCGAAACCGGATGATCGCCGATCCCTTCCCGCTGAAGGTCGTCGCGCGCGACCAGGTCAACATGGGTGCGGCCCTGCTGGTCATGTCGGCAGCCGCGGCGCGGGAGGCCGGCATTCCGGAGTCGCAGTGGGTGTTCATCCACGGGGCCGCCCAGGCGGAGGAGCCCGACATACTCGATCGCGCCGACCCGGGCGCATACCCCGCGGCCGCGGCCGCGCTCGACGCCGCGCTGGGCGCTGCGGGCAAAGGCATTGCGGACATGGCGGTGCTCGATTTCTATTCGTGCTTCCCGATTGCCGTGTTCTCCACCGCGATCGACCACCTCGGTCTGGCACCCGGCGACCCGCGCGGGCTGACCGTCACCGGAGGGCTCCCGTACTTCGGCGGCGCGGGCAACGGGTATTCCAGCCATGCCATCGCCGGCATGGTGGACCGGCTGCGCGCGCAGCCCGGCGCGTTCGGCCTGCTGGGCGCAAACGGCGGCTTCCAGAGCAAGTACGCCGCGCTCGTCCTCTCCACCCGGCCCGCGCCGTTTCCTGGCTGGAGCGTTACGCAGCCTGCGCGTGCCGCGCCGCCCCCGCGCGCCGAACGCGCGGAAGGCGTCGGCACCATCGAAACCTACACGATCGCCTACGGCCGCGACGGGCCGACTTATGCCATCGCGATCGGGCGCCTCGCGGACGGCCGCCGCTTCATCGCCCGCAGCGACGATCCCGCCACCGTCGCCGAGATGGAGGCGCACGAGCCGCTCGGCCGGCAAGTCACGCTTTCGAGCGACGGAGAACGGAACGCGTTCACACTCACGGCGTGA
- a CDS encoding class I adenylate-forming enzyme family protein — protein sequence MSETNVAQALGWTPPPGWPAMSRDAIQARLTAPGERFEMELVDIRGVPTRTWKNAPENLRALMTLARTHGTREFVIYESERVTYAAFHRAVARLAVELQARGAARGDRVALAMRNLPEWPVAFFAAVSIGAICVPLNAWWTGGELAYGLADSGTSVLICDAERWDRIAPHVADIPTLRHVFVSRGEPGTLAGGAERLETLIGAPATWADLPDADLPNVPIAADDDATIFYTSGTTGNPKGALGTHRNLVTNIFSSAWNAVVAALRRGEVPPDPVPRTMLTVIPLFHVTACSAGLMGAVAAGHTLVYMRRWDPVQAFQVMERERVNVTGGVPTIAWQLLEHPARAQYDLSSLEAIAYGGAPSAPELVRKIRDEFGALPSNGWGMTETMATVTGISAEDYLNRPTSCGPPVAVADLRIMSEDGARELPAGEVGELWARGPMVVKGYWNKPEATAETFVDGWVRTGDLARLDAEGFCYIVDRAKDMILRGGENIYSSEVENVLYDHPAVTDAALVGIPHHTLGEEPAAVVHLAPGTSASEAELQAWVAERLARFKVPVRVLFTEDTLPRNANGKILKKDLKALFEREPERL from the coding sequence ATGTCGGAAACCAATGTGGCGCAGGCGCTCGGCTGGACGCCGCCGCCGGGCTGGCCGGCGATGAGCCGCGACGCCATCCAGGCCCGCCTGACCGCGCCCGGCGAACGGTTCGAGATGGAGTTGGTGGACATCCGCGGCGTCCCCACGCGGACATGGAAGAATGCGCCCGAAAACCTCCGCGCGCTCATGACGCTCGCCCGAACGCACGGCACCCGCGAATTTGTGATCTACGAAAGCGAGCGCGTGACATACGCCGCGTTCCACCGCGCTGTTGCCCGGCTCGCGGTCGAACTGCAGGCGCGCGGCGCTGCCAGGGGCGACCGGGTGGCGCTGGCCATGCGCAACCTTCCGGAGTGGCCCGTGGCCTTCTTCGCCGCCGTTTCGATCGGCGCGATCTGCGTGCCCCTCAACGCCTGGTGGACCGGGGGCGAGCTGGCGTACGGCCTTGCCGATTCCGGAACCAGCGTGCTGATCTGCGATGCGGAACGCTGGGACCGCATCGCGCCCCACGTGGCCGATATTCCCACGCTGCGGCACGTCTTCGTCAGCCGGGGGGAGCCGGGAACCCTCGCGGGCGGGGCCGAACGTCTCGAAACGCTGATCGGTGCGCCGGCGACCTGGGCGGACCTGCCCGACGCGGACCTGCCGAACGTGCCCATCGCGGCCGACGACGACGCGACGATCTTCTACACCAGCGGCACCACCGGCAATCCGAAGGGCGCGCTGGGCACGCACCGCAACCTCGTGACGAACATCTTCTCCAGCGCGTGGAACGCGGTCGTAGCCGCGCTGCGAAGGGGCGAAGTGCCGCCGGACCCCGTGCCCAGGACGATGCTGACGGTGATACCGCTGTTCCACGTCACCGCGTGTTCCGCCGGGCTGATGGGCGCGGTCGCTGCGGGCCACACCCTCGTCTACATGCGCCGGTGGGATCCGGTGCAGGCGTTCCAGGTGATGGAGCGCGAGCGGGTGAACGTGACCGGCGGCGTGCCGACGATCGCGTGGCAGCTGCTGGAGCACCCTGCTCGCGCGCAGTACGATCTCTCCAGCCTGGAAGCCATCGCCTATGGCGGCGCACCAAGCGCGCCGGAGTTGGTCCGCAAAATCCGCGATGAATTCGGCGCCTTGCCCAGCAACGGCTGGGGCATGACTGAGACCATGGCGACAGTGACCGGTATCTCGGCCGAGGATTACCTCAACCGGCCGACCAGTTGCGGTCCCCCGGTGGCGGTGGCCGACCTCAGGATCATGAGCGAGGACGGCGCGCGCGAATTGCCGGCGGGCGAAGTGGGCGAGCTGTGGGCGCGCGGACCGATGGTGGTGAAGGGATACTGGAACAAGCCGGAAGCGACGGCGGAGACGTTCGTCGATGGCTGGGTCCGCACCGGCGACCTCGCGCGGCTGGACGCGGAAGGGTTCTGCTACATCGTCGACCGGGCCAAGGACATGATCCTGCGCGGCGGGGAGAACATCTATTCCTCCGAAGTGGAGAACGTCCTCTACGATCACCCGGCCGTCACCGACGCGGCGCTGGTGGGTATTCCCCACCATACGCTGGGCGAAGAACCGGCCGCGGTCGTGCACCTGGCGCCCGGCACCAGCGCCAGCGAAGCGGAGCTGCAGGCCTGGGTGGCGGAGCGGCTGGCCCGGTTCAAGGTACCTGTCCGCGTGCTGTTCACCGAAGACACCCTGCCGCGCAACGCCAACGGCAAGATCCTGAAGAAGGACCTGAAGGCGCTGTTCGAACGCGAGCCGGAAAGGCTTTAG
- the acs gene encoding acetate--CoA ligase: MTEPAAHHDEWVRRPAAAEQGTNCTAAQYAEMYARSMADSDGFWLEQAQRLDWSRQPTKAGDWRFDPVSIEWFVDGALNICHNAVDRHVAAGNGDRIALIFEPDDPAGEVRRITYADLQAEVIRMANTLKKMGVAKGDRVTIYMPMVPEGAFAMLACARIGAVHSVIFGGFSPEAIAGRVEDCASDWIVCADEGLRGGKTIPLKDNVDAALAKASVKAVLVVRHTGGDVAMTEGRDHWYHDLSQGVPGECPCEPMNAEDPLFILYTSGSTGKPKGVLHTTGGYAVWVETTFRYTFDYRPGEVFWCTADIGWVTGHSYVVYGPLQNGATALMFEGVPNHPDHDRFWATVAKHKVNIFYTAPTAIRALMREGAEPVNRHDLSSLRLLGSVGEPINPEAWRWYSETVGKGALPVVDTWWQTETGGVMITTLPGAHDMKPGSAGRPFFGISPQLVDGDGTVIADERTGGAASGNLVIDRSWPGQSRTVYGDHDRFVQTYFSTYPGKYFTGDGCRRDADGYYWITGRVDDVINVSGHRMGTAEVESALVLHDKVAEAAVVGFPHDIKGQGIYCYVTLNAGEEPGEELAAELRNQVRREIGPIASPDHLHFTPALPKTRSGKIMRRILRKIAENETGALGDTSTLAEPGVVDTLIEGRLNR, encoded by the coding sequence ATGACCGAGCCCGCCGCGCATCACGACGAATGGGTGCGCCGCCCCGCTGCCGCTGAGCAGGGGACCAACTGCACCGCCGCCCAGTATGCGGAGATGTACGCCCGCAGCATGGCTGACAGCGACGGGTTCTGGCTCGAACAGGCGCAGCGGCTGGACTGGAGCCGGCAGCCGACCAAGGCGGGCGACTGGCGTTTCGATCCCGTCTCCATCGAATGGTTCGTCGATGGCGCGCTCAACATCTGCCACAACGCGGTGGACCGCCACGTCGCCGCCGGAAACGGCGACCGCATCGCTCTGATCTTCGAGCCGGACGATCCCGCCGGCGAAGTCCGCCGCATCACGTATGCCGATCTCCAGGCCGAGGTGATCCGCATGGCGAACACGCTGAAGAAGATGGGCGTCGCGAAGGGCGACCGGGTGACGATCTACATGCCGATGGTGCCCGAAGGCGCGTTCGCCATGCTCGCCTGCGCGCGCATCGGCGCGGTGCATTCAGTGATCTTCGGCGGCTTCAGCCCGGAGGCGATCGCCGGGCGGGTGGAGGACTGCGCCAGCGACTGGATCGTCTGCGCCGACGAAGGCTTGCGCGGCGGCAAGACCATTCCGCTGAAGGACAACGTCGATGCAGCGCTGGCCAAAGCTTCCGTAAAGGCGGTGCTGGTCGTCCGCCACACCGGCGGCGATGTAGCCATGACCGAAGGGCGCGATCACTGGTATCACGACCTGTCGCAAGGCGTGCCTGGCGAATGCCCGTGCGAACCGATGAACGCGGAAGACCCGCTGTTCATCCTCTACACCAGCGGATCCACCGGCAAGCCCAAGGGCGTGCTCCACACCACCGGCGGCTATGCCGTCTGGGTCGAAACGACGTTCCGTTACACCTTCGATTACCGGCCGGGCGAGGTGTTCTGGTGCACGGCGGACATCGGATGGGTCACCGGGCACAGCTATGTCGTTTACGGCCCGCTGCAGAACGGTGCCACGGCGCTGATGTTCGAAGGCGTGCCGAACCATCCCGACCACGACCGGTTCTGGGCCACCGTGGCGAAGCACAAGGTCAACATATTCTACACCGCGCCCACCGCGATCCGCGCCCTGATGCGCGAAGGGGCGGAGCCGGTGAACCGCCACGACCTGTCGTCCCTGCGCCTGCTGGGCTCTGTCGGGGAGCCGATCAATCCGGAGGCCTGGCGCTGGTATTCGGAAACGGTTGGCAAGGGCGCGCTGCCGGTGGTGGACACCTGGTGGCAGACCGAAACCGGCGGGGTGATGATCACCACCCTGCCCGGTGCGCACGACATGAAGCCGGGCAGCGCGGGCCGGCCGTTCTTCGGCATCTCGCCGCAGCTTGTGGATGGCGACGGCACGGTGATCGCCGACGAGCGCACGGGCGGCGCGGCGAGCGGCAACCTTGTCATCGACCGTTCGTGGCCCGGCCAGTCGCGCACGGTCTATGGCGATCACGATCGGTTCGTGCAGACCTATTTCAGCACATATCCGGGCAAGTACTTCACCGGCGACGGATGCCGCCGCGACGCTGACGGATACTACTGGATCACCGGCCGGGTCGACGATGTGATCAACGTCAGCGGCCACCGCATGGGCACCGCCGAGGTCGAGAGCGCGCTGGTGCTGCACGACAAGGTGGCCGAGGCCGCGGTCGTCGGCTTCCCGCACGATATCAAGGGCCAGGGCATCTATTGCTACGTCACCCTCAATGCCGGTGAAGAGCCGGGCGAGGAACTGGCGGCGGAACTGCGCAACCAGGTGCGGCGCGAGATTGGCCCGATCGCCTCGCCCGACCACCTGCACTTTACGCCTGCCCTGCCCAAGACGCGCAGCGGCAAGATCATGCGCCGCATCCTGCGCAAGATCGCGGAGAATGAAACCGGCGCGCTGGGCGATACCTCCACCCTGGCGGAGCCGGGCGTCGTCGACACGCTGATCGAAGGGCGGCTGAACCGGTAG
- a CDS encoding alpha/beta hydrolase, whose translation MAPSETWTVGGHGGLRLHAQSWLPGGAVRDVIAISHGYAEHGGRYGHLAERLVASGYAVHALDHRGHGRSGGRRALVDRMDHVIEDFQRFVARVRARHSGQRIKLLGHSMGGNVAFGYALRWPEDLSGLILSGPMIGGSLPMVQRAVLRLLSAAAPNTGTIALPPEAVSRDPAVVQAYIADPLVTTGKLAARTVHEMFAAVAGYRDKAPSMNVPVLIQHGEADSLVPIDGMRPVADRIGAADKTVIAYPGLYHEIYNEPEKDAVIEDLLAWLDAHPAP comes from the coding sequence ATGGCACCGAGCGAGACCTGGACCGTAGGGGGCCACGGCGGGCTGCGTCTCCATGCGCAATCGTGGCTGCCCGGCGGCGCGGTGCGTGACGTGATCGCCATATCGCACGGCTACGCGGAGCACGGCGGGCGCTACGGCCACCTCGCCGAACGGCTGGTGGCATCGGGATATGCGGTCCACGCGCTCGACCATCGTGGGCACGGGCGGTCCGGCGGCAGGCGCGCGCTGGTCGACCGGATGGACCATGTGATCGAGGACTTCCAGCGGTTCGTGGCCCGGGTGCGGGCGCGGCATAGCGGGCAGCGGATCAAGCTCCTCGGCCACTCGATGGGCGGCAACGTCGCGTTCGGATATGCCCTGCGCTGGCCGGAAGACCTTTCGGGCCTGATCCTGTCCGGCCCCATGATCGGCGGCAGCCTGCCGATGGTGCAGCGGGCGGTGCTGCGCCTCCTGTCCGCGGCGGCGCCCAACACCGGCACGATCGCCCTGCCGCCCGAGGCCGTGAGCCGCGATCCCGCGGTGGTGCAGGCCTATATCGCTGACCCGCTCGTCACCACGGGCAAGCTCGCCGCGCGAACCGTGCACGAGATGTTCGCCGCGGTCGCGGGCTATCGCGACAAGGCTCCGTCAATGAATGTGCCCGTTCTGATCCAGCACGGTGAGGCCGACAGCCTGGTCCCCATCGACGGCATGCGCCCCGTTGCCGATCGCATCGGCGCGGCGGACAAGACGGTGATCGCCTATCCCGGCCTCTACCACGAGATCTACAACGAACCGGAGAAAGACGCCGTGATCGAAGACCTTCTGGCCTGGCTGGACGCGCATCCCGCACCCTGA
- a CDS encoding serine hydrolase domain-containing protein translates to MSDVTVPASLGFDPERLGRIEPFLRDAYLDAGRLPMMQLLVARDGQPVYAARMGTMGEGRGPLRDDALFRIASMTKPITSIAFMQLVEQCKVALEDPVTKVLPEFADLRVYAGGGGSSPFVPGKAAGPMRFVDLLTHMSGLTYGLQNRTNLDAVYRENNFDFARAHLSSEEYIARLSKLPLEFSPGERWNYSVATDVLGIAVERISGMRLGDYFAQHIFAPLGMTDTRFGVAEGEAERLVDAYQYLPGQPAKLIDAGPTSKLNQPGTFDSGGGGLIGTLADYHRFAAMLVNGGALDGARIVSPKTLALMTANHLPGGQDLTQLSQSLFSESQNAGVGFGLGFACVIDPAKTLMPASKGEFYWGGAYSTAFFVDPVEGITMVFMTQVYPSSAYPIRRQLKTLIYSALADSRA, encoded by the coding sequence ATGTCGGACGTGACAGTACCGGCCAGCCTTGGTTTCGATCCGGAACGGCTCGGCCGGATCGAACCGTTCCTGCGCGATGCCTATCTCGACGCCGGCCGCCTGCCGATGATGCAGCTGCTCGTCGCGCGTGACGGCCAGCCGGTGTACGCCGCGCGAATGGGGACGATGGGCGAAGGCCGCGGCCCGCTGCGTGACGATGCCCTGTTCCGCATCGCCAGCATGACCAAGCCGATCACCTCGATCGCGTTCATGCAGCTGGTCGAACAGTGCAAGGTCGCGCTGGAAGACCCGGTGACGAAAGTGCTCCCCGAATTCGCGGACCTGCGGGTCTATGCCGGCGGCGGCGGGTCGAGCCCGTTCGTCCCGGGCAAGGCGGCAGGGCCGATGCGCTTCGTCGACCTGCTGACCCATATGTCCGGCCTCACCTACGGCCTGCAGAACCGCACCAACCTCGACGCGGTCTATCGGGAGAACAACTTCGACTTCGCGCGCGCGCACCTTTCCAGCGAGGAGTATATTGCGCGGCTGAGCAAGCTGCCGCTGGAATTCTCGCCCGGCGAACGGTGGAACTACTCGGTCGCGACCGATGTGCTCGGCATTGCGGTGGAACGCATTTCGGGGATGCGGCTGGGCGATTACTTCGCGCAGCATATCTTCGCGCCGCTGGGCATGACGGACACCCGCTTCGGCGTGGCGGAGGGTGAGGCGGAGCGGCTGGTCGATGCCTATCAGTACCTGCCCGGCCAGCCCGCGAAGCTGATCGACGCGGGGCCGACCAGCAAGCTCAACCAGCCCGGCACGTTCGACAGCGGGGGCGGCGGACTGATCGGGACCCTGGCCGATTACCATCGCTTCGCCGCGATGCTGGTGAACGGCGGCGCTTTGGACGGCGCGCGCATCGTCAGCCCCAAGACGCTCGCCCTGATGACGGCCAACCACCTGCCGGGCGGCCAGGACCTGACCCAGCTTTCGCAAAGCCTGTTTTCCGAAAGCCAGAACGCGGGCGTGGGCTTCGGCCTGGGCTTTGCGTGCGTCATTGACCCGGCCAAGACCCTGATGCCCGCCAGCAAGGGCGAATTCTACTGGGGCGGCGCCTATTCCACCGCGTTCTTCGTCGATCCGGTGGAAGGCATCACGATGGTGTTCATGACGCAGGTCTATCCCTCCAGCGCCTACCCCATCCGCCGCCAGCTCAAGACCTTGATCTATTCCGCGCTTGCCGACAGCCGCGCCTGA
- a CDS encoding TetR/AcrR family transcriptional regulator produces MGEGMRAGETGRFERRRQDVIQAASELINELGVKGTTFAELAQRVGLNATSITYYFDRKDKLVTAVYEATLDWMEHAARTAAAQAEPADRLRAFIAAHVALRRRIRAGERGLITALSEIRTLEEGAQRPLLDQYSRIVGHVRAFFGDERHGLQRAVDTARAHILLEAMFWWPVWSLRYSTRDFDRLEERIFDVLAHGLAGTGQGWAPRPLDNRAWRGERDGEGDTVDAFLRAATVMINQRGYRGASVNRIAAALNVTKGSFYHHHSAKDDLVFACFERSYDRLSAVQLAACEAGGDGWSQIASALAELVDLQFHDAMPLLRTAALQALPSDERGSVVVRSNRLANRFAGMLADGIADGSVRAVDPLVASQLIMPALNAAYEARGWAARQPDPALAVKLYAWTLCAGVFTDPPEVR; encoded by the coding sequence ATGGGCGAGGGGATGAGGGCGGGGGAAACCGGCCGTTTCGAACGGCGGCGGCAGGATGTGATCCAGGCCGCGTCCGAACTCATCAACGAACTGGGGGTGAAAGGCACGACCTTTGCCGAGCTGGCGCAGCGCGTCGGCCTCAACGCCACCAGCATCACCTATTACTTCGACCGCAAGGACAAGCTCGTCACCGCGGTGTACGAGGCGACCCTCGACTGGATGGAGCACGCCGCCCGCACCGCGGCGGCACAGGCGGAGCCGGCCGACCGGCTGCGCGCATTCATCGCCGCGCACGTCGCGCTGCGCCGCCGCATCCGCGCGGGCGAACGCGGCCTCATCACCGCGCTCAGCGAAATCCGCACGCTCGAGGAAGGCGCCCAGCGCCCGCTGCTGGATCAGTATTCCCGCATCGTCGGCCACGTCCGCGCCTTCTTCGGCGACGAGCGCCACGGATTGCAGCGCGCGGTGGACACCGCGCGGGCACATATCCTGCTGGAAGCCATGTTCTGGTGGCCGGTCTGGTCGCTGCGCTATTCCACGCGCGATTTCGACCGGCTGGAAGAGCGGATATTCGACGTGCTTGCGCACGGTCTCGCCGGGACGGGGCAGGGGTGGGCGCCGCGTCCGCTCGACAACCGGGCGTGGCGAGGCGAACGCGATGGGGAAGGGGATACGGTCGATGCCTTCCTGCGCGCGGCGACGGTGATGATCAATCAGCGGGGGTATCGCGGCGCGTCGGTCAACCGCATCGCCGCCGCGCTCAACGTGACCAAGGGCAGCTTCTACCACCACCACAGCGCGAAGGACGATCTCGTCTTCGCCTGCTTCGAACGCAGTTATGACCGGCTGTCGGCGGTGCAGCTCGCGGCGTGCGAGGCGGGCGGCGACGGCTGGTCCCAGATCGCCAGCGCGCTGGCCGAACTGGTGGACCTGCAGTTCCACGATGCCATGCCATTGCTGCGGACGGCGGCGCTGCAGGCCTTGCCCAGTGACGAACGGGGCAGCGTGGTGGTGCGTTCGAACCGCCTGGCAAATCGCTTCGCCGGGATGCTGGCGGATGGCATAGCCGATGGATCCGTGCGGGCGGTCGATCCGCTCGTGGCCAGCCAGCTCATCATGCCGGCTCTCAATGCCGCGTACGAAGCGCGCGGCTGGGCGGCGCGCCAGCCCGATCCGGCGCTGGCGGTGAAGCTCTACGCATGGACGCTGTGCGCCGGCGTGTTCACCGATCCGCCCGAAGTGCGCTGA